The region GGTGTTTCCATTCGATGCCATTTTTCCCAAAAgcgaaaacacattttttaccGGGGCCAAAACTCTCGGTTGTTCGCCCCGTTGGGCCCGGGagattggaatcgatttttccgaacgaaacaccaccaccaaacgagcGCCCCCGCCCAGCGGCCTAAAGGCCTTCGCTCCCATAAACCGCGCAAAACCAGCGCACGATATCGGTTTGCGATGTGCGCGGTAAGACTTCGCGAAACTCGGCACGGCTCCAATCTAAAGTTTTCCTGTGGTTGGAAGacggaaaaaggggttagTAAGAGAAAAAGGTGGAGCGCTCGCACACAGAGAAGCCACAATGCGTGCAATGCAAGGAGTTTGGCAaacttggcttggcttggcgtttgtttgtttgtggaacCCGGCTTCTTATCCAAACCCCTGCCCGCGGGCGAAAGTTTGGAAGCACAACAGTCGTCGGAAGTTTTGTCGAACTTCTATCTGTCTCGGCTGCCAAGCATTAAGGTTGTGCCTCGGTACTCGGTGATCCGGAAAATCTAGGAAATGTGTGGATGACATTCATTGGCCTGGCCTCTTCGACCTCTGGCGACGTACaagcgatgctttttgtcagATGCTCAGTGGTGTATGACGCATATCGTCGTGGGGCCGGTGTTTGTGCTGGCTCACATAATGCCACTCATGGACATCGACCACAACTAATGACGTGTGGCGGAGTCCGGTGCAACGAAACAGTCGTTCCGATTCCGTATATTGTTTCAGTTCCCAAGTGCCCATTAAGAGCCTGGTGAGCATGAGTGGTCGAGAATAATcgatgaagaaagaaaaaaaaacatgagtcCTGGCAAGGGTCCCGGGACTCCCGTCTCTCCGTGTGTAGTCTGAAGTGGTCTCTAAGAACGGTACAAAAACGTTCTGGCAGAACGAATGGCTTTCCTGCTCCGTAATGACGTTGCAACACGCAAACTACAATGTGCCCCGCTAGAACTGGGTGCTCGCTGACAACCAGTTGTTATGGGCGGCAGTCCTGGGTATAAGACCAACGACATACCGTCCTTTCCCCCGAGGTATAGGAAGACGCGGACgggacgaaagaaaaacgcgCCGGCTATAGCGATTGCCACCATGCAACGAGTCGTCTCGCAGTAATGCTTGCGTGGCGTTTCGTAGATTTTTCCTATTTACGCCCAACACTGCCCGCAAGCGTACCGAGTCACGCATCGTCACCGGTGGGTGTTGTACCTGGTCGCAAGCAGAGGGGAGACGGGCGGTATGATGTTGAAAGAAAATAAGGGAAAACAGTGGGAGATTTAAGGAGGTCATTTCAGCGCAGTCGGTTGTACTGGTGGGAGTTTCTCCTGCAGTTTCTTCAGGTGGCTAGTGTCGGTCTCCTCCCGCATGTAGCCAGAACAtggaaagggaagcaaaaaatcgatcgaactcaTGATGCTTCAGAAGAGTGTCTAAACGTTTTGTAGCTTTATGTAATTTAGCTAAATGTTTTCGGTGCCCTGTACAGAAAGTTTATCCGGTAATCCAGAATATAGTTCGGCGAAGGATACGCGTTCTGTTATCACGAGACAAGAACTGCGCTGGTTTTATGGCAGTCCTCAGTAATTCGAATCTCAAATTACGTAAGGATGTCTATAAAACCATGATAAGAACTAATCTCTCTACGGTGTGAAGTTGAGTTATCTATTATAAttgttaaataatttaaacagTCGACATTATTCTCACATTTAGGTAAATTAATTCTCACATTAAGGTAAAGTAGTATTTCAAAATGAATGGTCCAAGAATCAGGACCAGAGATGCCGAAGCTGAGCATATAAATTCAATGAAATAAATGGATAACCATACTATTGAACTGGAACACCCCATTTTCATCCCATTCGGCTGCAACTTTGAAGCGCAGAAGCACAACCTCCCGCAGACCAACCTCTCTCTTACACAAATACTTCTCCGCCGAcccaccccccgcccgggTTATGGACCAGGTTTCCAACACTTTCCAACGAGCTCATTATCCTAATTGGGTCCACCATTGAGTTGCAGAACGGAACTGCcggtatcgatcgatgggCTCGAGGCGCTAGGTGGCGTTCATGACCGTGACGCCGGTACGCGATGACGCACGGTTACGGATTTAGCTAAAAATGCGTATCGGTGGTGCACACAAAAACGTGCATCGAAAAAGGAAGATCCGCGGTCCTGTGTACGCCGAGGGTCACGCACTCGCCGCCTTTCCccagtgttgtgttgtgccggCTACATCCGATGTACAATTGGATTAAAGACAAGTCGCAGGGCAGGCAGGTAGcagtcctgtcctgtcctgtcacAAAAccgtgccggtgccgtgcGCTAGGTTTAATTCtgaacaaatattttcactaGAATTACTCCACTCGAGACTCTGGGTGGTCTGGGTTTGCTGATGCTCCCGGTAGTCATCATCTGGTTTGTTTGtcgctgcctggctggctggcgggcctAAGGGCTGTTATGGTGGCAATGGGAGAAGTAGCGGAAGTGGAGTGTAAATCCCCTCGAGAGAATCGGAGGAAACCGTGCGCACCATGAAGCACTTTCAAGGACCATCCTCTTCACAGAACACGGACGCACGGCAGAAGTGCGTCAGAGATCAAAGAGTCGTCTCCTCTTGCTTGAGGGGCCCGACGGTTTCAGAACGTTGGGAGGGAGCTGGTGACTTGAAGGGAAGGCTTGCTCTCATCCACCTCATCTCATCCGTGCCCCAGAAAGGCGGCTGTACTGATGAATGGCTGttcggcttcggtttcggtctccGCACTTGAGGATtacaaaataatgaaaagaGGCTGGAACACTGGAGCTGGATTGAAATTGAACTATTGAACTGAACCTGAGCAGGGAATTGCTGCTCATTTCGAGCACCGAGTCAACacacggtggtgctgcaggtggTTCTGGTTACTACAATACGACTCGCAGGGGTTTCCAGGGAAGTTTCCGGCTTCTACTACCAGGATCGGGAGTCGAGTCCCTCTAGAAGTGGTGGATTACGGAAGGCGCCTATAATTTGCCACTTGTATCAATCGCAGAGCGCTCCGGTCGTCTGTGATGGCCATTCCAAGGTTTTAAAGACTTTTCTGCTCCATTCGCTTCCAGCACACGTTCGGTGTGAAACCTTACAGCGGTTGCCAAGCCGATTAGAGAGCCCGGTAGTAGTGTCCCAATCGGAATACCTTGGTCAATCGTCTTCTGAGTGTCCATTGCCCGGCCGATTGTGTCGGTTTCGGCTTAGTAGCGACCACAAGCGTCATGTTCTGACTGATTACATTAGTGTGCTAGATGTTTCCAATTAATCacttcgttcgtccgtttgcGTGATCGGATTGGCAGAGAAAAATTACCAACTGAAAGTAAGCGAAACGCAGTACTAACCGCAAGTACGGGAGACTCACATGGTCACCACGAGCGCGTGTTCTAATCCCCCGACGTCACACACCATGTCCAGTCAACTTGGtgcaagaagaaagaagacTAATTCGTCTttcgatatcgatcaaatccTCGCTCCACGTCCGGTGGTCCGCGCCCAGTTTCGATCGCAATCGGAAGCCTGCAAACGGATAAGCGAGACAAAATGTGTTAGCAGACCAAGCAAACGATGAACCAACCGAGCGAGGTATGTTGCCACTGATGGgttacaacaaaacaaacgatttaATGAGCAGGAATCCGTATCGGACTAGGGGGTTCACAGCGCGTGGAGGGTGCACGATGCTCGTCCAATAAAGTCATGACCAGCGCTGGGGATGGagtagcatcagcatcagcagcagcatcagcagcagcatcagtaccAACCCTCGTTGATGAAGATAGAAGCGAACCCTTCGCGCAAAACGCCAGAAACGGTACAAAAGGAGGGCGCCCTTACCATAATGGAGACGGAGAGTTCCGGGAGGCCAGCAGGCTCATCCTGAACGTCGGGTACGACGACGGGTTTATTATTAGttccgatggccgatggtggatgccatgaataaaacattccacCCAAATTCCACCCTTCGACCGCATCTTGGAGTGCGCCACCGGGGCACAACGTGGCCGGACTGGGCACCAATTCCGAGCGACACCTCGAAGCGATGCCAAGAATTTGACCCAGATTGATTATAAAATGATTCAGCAGCACGAGTGTCAGGCGTTCGTGCCTCCAAAAGAGGCTTCTTTTCTGTTGTGCTCGCCCAGCTGCTATCCATGAATCATGCAGcatcttcccttcccccctaAAAAACACCGTGCTTCCCTAAACTTCTTTTGGGACTGAAATGTTTGCGAAAAATTATTTGCATTCTACGCTCAAAGTTCCCCCCCTGGGAACGGCTACATTCCCTGGAGTGCACACGACGGCGTGACAAGATTTGCTTTTTAATGCCGCCTCCCTTCTGGCGCCCACCATCAAGCAAGGACAtgacggaaaaaagggagaaaatcaagattctccccccccccccccccccccccgctgatCTCATAGTCAGTGCGTAGGGTAGAGAAAAGCCACCAAACCCACAGACAGCAGGTCTTTTCGGGGGACTCCCGGAACATACGGAAAGGGAGAATTGAGGGTGACAAACGAGCCCGAATCGACCGAACACTGCGGCATAAAGTCATTACGTGTGTTTTGTCAATACCGAGAGCCTCCGGTCGATGGGGGATCGAGTATTTGGTTACTTTGTTGGGGAGAAGAAGACAGTGCCAAGATGGATGcagggaaagaggaaaaaaatcgtcGTTTTCCCTTCTCCGAGACATAGCACACCCCGAACATAACACACAAAGGACCAGCCCGGAAACAATGATAGGGACTTTGCGTCGGCATTATCATGTTGCTAGCTGGTGATGTTGCtagctggtactgctgctgctgctggtgccgcatAAAAAGGGGGATCCCATTGGGATGCGGACGGATCTCCGCCGATAATGAATAATGAGGGGAAATTTCAAATTAGATTCCGTGATTGAGACGCTGTTTGATGGCAATCTATTATTTGGTCCATCGAGCGATGGGTTCATGGGCATGCTAACGATGCCAATTCGAGTGCTTCGAGAGAACCGCCTTCGCGAGCGCATCCATATTAGCATCGATTGCCGGATGATGCTGCAGGGCTTTGATTGGATGGGATGCTGCGAAGGGATCTGGTCTCTTTCCCTTTGCCATTGATGGGATTGGATTTGTGGAATCAGCTCGGTATGCAAATGCTGGACGAACTCTCTGACCTTGGCCTATAAGTTCTAACGAGCGACTAGCGAATGCCTCCCAGTGTATGTGTTCCTCGTAGTATCATAACGTTCCTCCTACTGCCCAAAAAACCGCTCGAAATAGCTTggaactcgctcgctgttaGTTGATGCGCACTTGACGCCACACGTGCTACCATGAGACCGGATTGATCCGGATTTCCGGATTCCGTCCATTTGCGTACCGGCATCGCGGTGTAGTTCGCGGCATTGCTCGGACGTGAAGGACCGATTCGGGTCAATCACCCGTCCGTTCTGCTCCGCCATTCGTTCCAACAGCATCCTTCGTGTGTTTCCGAttgttccgatccgattctcCTTGTTTGTCTCACTCTCGAAGCTCCCCGCTTCTCGAGGAAACGATTTAGagcatttaatttcattagtCTAACAAACCGACACAACCACACATCACAGACCACTAATTAGCCTGAAAGggaaacacacatgcacgcatgcacgcacgcacgcgtgCATTTCGGTACATCATCGATCAACCTCAAACTCAGAGATACGCCACATACGCGACCCCCATAATTGATTCCCATAAGTGCCGTCATGCTTTTGATGttaaaacacatacacatacgagagagatgaaacaaacaaatgaacagaaaaaaagaacccccTAATGCTGGGTTGTATGTAGCTCGGTTCCGTGTTAAACTCGTGATCGTCGTGGCGCGCATCCTTGAGAAGCACAGAAACAACATTTTACGGACGGATCAAGAGCGGACTCGGTGGCAGTACCCCGTCGTGAGGTTTTTTAATGGCatggaacgaaatggaatgacCATTCAGTGACCCCGTTCGGTGCGCTGTGCCGATCAACGCTCCGGATCCGGTTAATTGTTCCGGAAGATGGGGTTTTCCCGGATGGTTGGGTGATTCTTTTcttatgtatttttttttgttttttttttgttattttccttcattttcagTTGTTGTTTTCCCCCAATTTTCCTGGAACCCTCCTGGTGAGGTGGTGCGAACTTTGAACCATCGAATTGCCATTTGAAATGCATACCCGCTGCATTCCGTTTTTGAACTGAGTTTTCCGTTCTTATGGTCGGGTTCCACCCTATATCCTATTATTCCCCAGAAATACCTTCCTCGCCTTCTCCCCTGCTCCCGGATATCAATCAAAAAGATTGTATAAAAGACTACAAccattcccccaaaaaagaaacgaaaccaaacaaaacgattaaaatattgtttctGTGTTCTCAAGgttgccaccatcgccaccttcATCACGGACATCGAGCCCCATAAACGACccattgtgtgtgcgcgcgcgcgagagtgCGTTTGTGTCCCCCTGTGGTCCGATACATGATTGGTGCGAGTTCCGGTGTGTGTTCAGATGTGGATACGACCCTTGGCGGAAATAATCAGATTAGAAGCagatcatcgtcaccatcaaaCGCACTGAGTGGCACGATATGTGTCCACCCGTTTTCCTCGACCGGTGTAAACGCTTGTAAGCTCGTAAACATCATGCTGATCACCACCactgtcatcatcgtcgtcgagatTCAGCGCTAGGAAGCAGTAACTATTGCGTGGAGGTAGCCGGAACCGCGGCTTCTGGGGGTCGCTAGCATACGATCATACGAACGAGACCATCCTCGAGCATCCGTGAAGAAGTAAATTGAGGACAAAAGCtagacagtagcagcagcagcagcagcaccatggcaCCGCTACCCATACTGAACCTCGAACCGAGCGAGGTGAAGGAGATCTTCTGGACGAAGGTAAAGGAACCGCAATCGCAGCGCAAGCTGATCCTGGTGATCGTATCGATCGCACTGCTGCTCGACAACATGCTCTACATGGTGATCGTACCGATCATACCGGACTACCTGCGGTACATCGGTTCGTGGGGCATAGAAGAGCCGATTAATGCGAGCGCACCGACGACGGTGTTTACGCCACATACGAGCAACCACCATGGGCAGGATACGGCCACCGGTATACTGTTCGCGTCCAAGGCCATCGTACAGCTGATGGTCAATCCCTTCTCGGGGGCACTGATCGATCGCATCGGCTACGATCTACCGATGATGGTCGGGCTGATCATCATGTTCCTCTCGACGATGGTGTTCGCGTGCGGCCGTAGCTACGGCATGCTGTTCTTCGCCCGCTCGCTACAGGGTGTTGGGTCCGCGTTCGCCGACACTTCCGGACTGGCGATGATTGCGGATCGCTTCACGGAGGAagccgagcgaacgaaggcgCTCGGTATAGCGCTGGCGTTCATCAGTTTCGGGTGCCTCGTTGCGCccccgttcggtggtgcgCTGTACCAGTTCGCGGGCAAGGAAGTCCCGTTCGTCATACTCGCGCTGATCTCGCTGATGGACGggttcatgttgctgctggtgatgaagcCGGTGAAGGAGCAGCTGGCCGAACGGCAGGAAACGCGGACACCATCGGTTCCGATCTGGCGTCTGCTGATGGATCCGTACATTGCCGTCTGTGCCGGTGCACTCATGATGTCGAACGTTGCGCTCGCCTTCCTGGAGCCCACCATTTCCCTCTGGATGGAGGACAACCTGACGACGGATAACTGGAAGATCGGTATGGTGTGGTTGCCCGCCTTCTTCCCGCATGTGTTCGGTGTCATCATCACGGTCAAGATGGCGAAACAGTATCCGGACAAGCAGTGGCTAATGGCGGCCGGTGGGCTTGCGCTCGAGGGACTCTGCTGTTTCATCATCCCGTTCAGCACCTCCTACATTATGCTGATGTTGCCGATCTGCGGTATCTGCTTCGGTATTGCGCTCATCGATACGGcactgctgccgatgctgggCTACCTGGTCGACATACGGTATGTGTCGGTGTACGGTAGCATATACGCCATCGCGGACATCTCGTACTCGCTCGCGTACGCCGTCGGACCCATCATTGCGGGCGGTGTGGTGGAGGCGATCGGTTTTACGGCCTTgaacttcttgatcgccttctCGAATCTGCTGTACGTTCCGGTAATGTCGTATCTGCGCAACATCTACGATTTCAAGCACTTCGAGAACGAAGCCAACATCCTGATGGGCGATCCACCGACGAAGGAGTACCAAACGTACACGATGCACGATCAGCAGATGGTTGGCGAGGAGTACAAGAATCATCTCGAGTACGGGCGccaaacgaacgacgacggtaactatcagcagcagcaggagacgaACCTCGATTCGCAGGGCTACTCACAGAATGgaagctaccagcagcagcagcagcagcagcagcaaggtggCTACCAAAACTATCAACCTGGCTATCAGGAGCAGGGTGGTAGTGcttatcagcaacagcagcagcaagggccGAGACATCTTccacagcaaccgcaacaaccgGTGGCCAATCCGTTCCGCCATGGtgatccacagcagcagcagcagcagcagcaacaacaacaggcagcCCCATCACAGCCCAGGATTTCGAATCCATTCCGGCAAGGCTTCTAAATCGGTTCGGTGTCACACACGTTCTGGCACGTAAAAACTGTTGTTGATTTGATGTTACGTTACACTCCGTTAGTGTTAGTGCCGTTGCAGGCTGCAGACGAGATCGATCTCAAAGGAGAGCTACCGGGAGATACTCTGTaaacaacagaaacacgaGAAGAAAGGCAGGAATGAAGCGCGGGAGAGcatgaaatgagaaaagtaTAGTGTTAGGACTTAGGGTAAGTGCCTTCAAATGGTTCATCTGGATCGGGAACCGGTGGGTTCTCCGTGTACGCCCGGGCCGCTCCGTTCGAGCTGCATCAATATCGTAGACATATCAAACCAAGCGTAACGTTCTATTTCGGGTGCAGCGAGCACGGGCGGCCTTGTGCATGGTAGCGCCCAATCGgttactgctcctgctggatGGACCAGCTGAGGGTAATATGAGTTGATTGAGCAAACATTCTTCGGTTCGAACCATTATCACTAACATAAGACACAACCAAGGTAACGATACATATCAGAGCCCAGTGCTCGCCTGAATTTACCAAAAAGTGATATTATATAGTGGAAGAAGTTATACATATGCTATATGATgctatatacatatatacatacatacatcaAGCTAGATATACTCCCCTCCGCCGTAGGCTTAAGTGAAACGGACCTTATTGTGGCGTAATGCACGGTAGTCCACCATCAGATATCATACTCTCTATCAAACAGCATCCCCTCTATTCCAGTAGCTGGTAACACCGTAGGAACAATTAGTGCGCCCAACTTGCTGTCCTATCTTGGCACACGCACTCTCTGCGTTCTTCTTGTACATTTCCGTTCAAGCAAACCCACCACGCCCTGTGGCATATGGGGCGGCATCATCGTTGCTTGCTGACGAAGCCTCTGAACCGGGTCATATCTCTCATGGAATCAATTAAACTAGTTTAAACCAGCATCTGGGGGCGGGTGAATGATGCACAGGACTCccggcccccccggggacggGGGTGAGTAATAGTGCACATCATTTGCTTCGGACCTCAGGTCCAGAGAAGAGGGAATTTGCGGCATCCGTTTACCTCCtaccagcaaaccagcagtGAGGTACTGTGGTCAGTCGCCCATCAGGTGTACTTAAGTGTTGACATATCTGCAAAGCATTTACAAGCTGTCCTTTCTCtattttaaaccatttctaTGTATCATACACAACAAATCATGACGTGAAGCATCAGATCGGTGTGTGAAGGAGGCGCAAGCACAGCTGCAACACTTCTGTACATCACAGCCATATGAATGGATAGTCGAACAAGTTTCAGTTTAGTTACATTCAATGATACAGAGCAATAACAAACGTGGTGATCCCTGGTACGGCCAAGGTCCACTTCAACCCCTAGACACCTTACGACATCATGTACCCTGGTGTTTCGTCGCGAATTAAAAGCTCGCAAGATGGCATTAGACACTATTGTCCCTGAGTTCGTCCTGGTTTCAATGGCCGCGCtacgcactgctgctgcggccgagAACGGCGGAACGCTGATTCAATTTTGTACATACCACTGCCGGGATTGACGACTGTTTGCGACACTGTGGCGTCGCGCAGATCAAAACGGATCAACCCGGGACTCACACTAATCAACACAATTAATGCTAGTTTTTTAAGTACATATCTACGAGGCGGCTCGGAGACGATGCGCGCACGCTACCGCAAGCCGCCATCCAGCACTTGCGAGTCGATCGCCGCATGGCCAGCCATATTATAATCACATTAGACTCATTACTGCGTGCGTTAGGGAGCGGACGAAGCGGCACTTGGAAAAGCGGGGGGTCGGAAAACGGTTCACTCCTGTTCtacttcttcgtcttcttctccttctagCTGCTCTACTAGTTACGCCGCACGACAGCGTTTGCTTCCTGTTTCTGTACAATATATGTTGTATAACGCACAAAACGCGGGCACAACCGCTCGCTATCTCTAACCCACTACTATTCTGGCGCTTTAACTAACTTCCTCTAATCGAGGATCGCGACGTTCGGTGGCAGGTGTCTCCGTCACCGTTTTGGCAAGGTGGAAAAAGTGTACACGACCGTCGACCCTCGAGTCGACCATTGTTCTAGGGCGCTGCTCATTCGGAAGGCATTATCGGCGCGCATTAGAtagatggaaattgaaaattttaatCCCCGTGTTATTGCCGTGTTGTAAGCGTGGACTGACGGGACCCACGCTGCACATCCACCGGTCAAAAGCAATATGTATATCCCCAAAGGCGTACACGTGGCGCAGACGCTAGAGAGAGAAGAGGCGAGTAGGTATAGTTGGCCAGAGGGGGTGGTTGCGTGACACATATTCCTGTTGACTCGTAAGCCTGTAATCATTATCATTGCCATTCATTCAATCATCGTTCCCCAATCTAAACTGTGCCTAGATGTTAATCAAGCTGTAAACCAGACGATGTATGCTACCATGGGGACGTTCATGTTACGTTATGGTATCCATCTAGCGCGCTATCGCGGGCTTTGGTGAAAGACGCGAGCTCTTTCCTTTCATCCTAAACCATTCCCACCATTTAGCATTACAAGGTGCGGCAGTAGAACGCAGCataaagaaggaagaaggacacTATGCCGGTGGCGCATAATGTGTTGAATGAATGACTGTacgtttgtgtatgtgtgtacggctgtatgtgtgcgtgaatgTTATCAGCGTGTAAATGAGAGATAAAACGTGAAATATACCGAAAGCAGAGAAAGGCTAACACGATCGATCAACGATCAGTGGAACAGTGGAAAGTATTAAAAATACAACTAGCATTAGTCTTGAGAGAACGATGTGGCTACAGTGGGGTAAAAAGTAGGCAACAGCATACACCGAAAACCTTCGACCACTCCCGCGGCATTGAAATGTAGTTTGTAGTGTGTATCAAaactcaacaaaacaaaaccaaaaaccgacacTTGTTAGTACGCAAAGTTCTAGTTAAATATGTCACATAAGTAAAGTAAATCAACGATCACGTTTCACGTTTCCTTCTCCCGCTAGGGTATCTTTTTTGGCACGCACCGTGGTGTGGCGGAGGTTTGTTCGAGCAATGAAACCCTTCGTTTGCTGCCTCTTGTTTGCcaatttgttgttgcgttATATTATGTTGACAATGCTTTAACGTAGAGTAAGTGATTACAGAATGATCAGTATTGTTTGATGGGCCGAGTTTACGCTCTCGTCTTGTGTTTGAATTTCGatcaaaacggaaacaattACGTTTCTGCTCCAGTTTAtgcaataaaattttaatcaatcatTATATTTAAATTCACCATTTATTAATCTCCCCAAAAACGCGCTTGCTGTACATACTATGTTGTTGGAGTGCTGGCGAAGAATAGTATATTACTTGAAATCGTTAAACAATAGAACAACTTCGCTAATCAGTATGTATGTAAGGCGAACCCCTCAAAACCCTTTGCAGGGCGCCGGGCCATGTGTAATAATCTACTGTCTGCTGGTTCGCTTGACGCGGCCAGCGCAGACCACACAACCGTTTGACTGATGATCCATTACAAAGTGAACGAAAATATCGATGTAGTCTAGCGGTAATGTATTGTAAGGCTCCTTCCTTCACATGCAAATAGTATGCCCTCTTCTTATTGTGACATTCTTTATCAGCATCAACCGATCGTTCGGTCGATGTTCAAGGATCAGATGCTGGTGCGTTTCGTTTGCTATCACACAGTGGCATCGTTTGACAAGTATATCAATAAAATGTATAATCACAACATTGGCAACAATCAGTTGCAATCAGCCCGGTGGGGGCCCTCCGGTATATGCTTGACTGTTCTTTACGTTCGCGCTAGTTAGACAGACGACGTGACGGAAGGGCGACTATTTGCTGCACCTCTAACCTTTATCCATACAAAAGCATAGCCAGAGTGCCGCGAGTAAATCAGGCAAACGCAGGCAACGCATTCAGTATAAGCCGTTGAGTAGGAATAGGGACACGCACGTACACGTATCGACCCAcccattcgctcgctcccaATTTTAGCAATTATTGACGATAGGCCGACCGGTACGGATCGGAGCAATGCAGGATGTAGCCTAACCTCTAGGTACACACTCCCCCACACCGGAACCAGCGCAGGGGATGGGCCAGATTCaatgaaatatacaaatattACATATACACCATTACCGAAAGGAATCGAGGTATCGCCGAACGGAGTGGCAtaggaaagaaagaatgaaaagaaatattaaaaaaaaagaagcaacaaaccCGAGAACTTACATAGGAGGTATGAAATGTTTAAATGCTAAACAAAAGTTAAACATAATTAAACCATCAGAATTCCAGAACTAGACCACTCTCTTTAACGAAAGCAAGAGCCAACAGAAAATCCTTATAACcattacaaacaaaaaacacatacacaccttccctccctctttccTCCTGCTACCGATACACTCCGTGTCCCATCGGTACGCCCGGACCGGAACGGTAGGCAAAACACGTCGAAACTTTAAACCAAACTGCCTTTTCGATCGACGAGGTAATACCAACACGGTTTACGGTCTCACAACAAGACTTCGATGGTAGTACACGAAACGATCCAAGAGGTGAGGGGGATGTAGAGAAGGGAAGGAGTTAGATTACTACTAgagcacacacacccacactgTTCTATGGACGAAGCAGATatatggagaaaaaaaaacacggcaaAACACGGTGATGGTGCACATTctatgaaaaaggaaaacaatagcAGTTGCACAGCTAAACCAAAAGCATATCAATGAAATCCGTCAATGTGGCGAGGGGAGGTGAGTggaaaacccacaaaaaccaacacacaaacatatCCAGCATTCTAGTGAGCGATTAGCGACTACCAAAACTAAACAACAAGAATATTATGAAATG is a window of Anopheles aquasalis chromosome 2, idAnoAquaMG_Q_19, whole genome shotgun sequence DNA encoding:
- the LOC126572152 gene encoding vesicular acetylcholine transporter-like isoform X3 → MAPLPILNLEPSEVKEIFWTKVKEPQSQRKLILVIVSIALLLDNMLYMVIVPIIPDYLRYIGSWGIEEPINASAPTTVFTPHTSNHHGQDTATGILFASKAIVQLMVNPFSGALIDRIGYDLPMMVGLIIMFLSTMVFACGRSYGMLFFARSLQGVGSAFADTSGLAMIADRFTEEAERTKALGIALAFISFGCLVAPPFGGALYQFAGKEVPFVILALISLMDGFMLLLVMKPVKEQLAERQETRTPSVPIWRLLMDPYIAVCAGALMMSNVALAFLEPTISLWMEDNLTTDNWKIGMVWLPAFFPHVFGVIITVKMAKQYPDKQWLMAAGGLALEGLCCFIIPFSTSYIMLMLPICGICFGIALIDTALLPMLGYLVDIRYVSVYGSIYAIADISYSLAYAVGPIIAGGVVEAIGFTALNFLIAFSNLLYVPVMSYLRNIYDFKHFENEANILMGDPPTKEYQTYTMHDQQMVGEEYKNHLEYGRQTNDDGNYQQQQETNLDSQGYSQNGSYQQQQQQQQQGGYQNYQPGYQEQGGSAYQQQQQQGPRHLPQQPQQPVANPFRHGDPQQQQQQQQQQQAAPSQPRISNPFRQGF